A window of the Mucilaginibacter sp. cycad4 genome harbors these coding sequences:
- a CDS encoding MOSC N-terminal beta barrel domain-containing protein: MKSSNPENHGSFIYFYSMLQVSELFIYPIKSLGGISVQSAVVTTRGLQYDRRWMLVNEHGHFVTQREFPQMALLKATIETDGIAVHHHSTASLLIPFNGERKPLQQFAVWDDICFGQYVSEEFDQWFSKALHMKCRLVYMPDDSEREVDQRYAKPGMITSFADAYPFLLIGQASLDDLNKRMILPLPMNRFRPNIVFSGGDAYSEDLMDEIDIAGITFYGAKLCARCVLTTIDQQTAVKAKDPLKTLASYRMKNNKIMFGQNLVHENTGIISAGDELKILSTHTDERFIVAKKPITTT, from the coding sequence ATGAAATCTTCTAATCCTGAAAATCATGGTTCTTTTATTTATTTTTACAGCATGCTCCAGGTAAGTGAACTATTTATCTATCCCATCAAATCCCTTGGTGGTATTTCTGTACAAAGCGCAGTAGTTACAACACGTGGTCTACAATACGACAGGCGCTGGATGCTGGTTAACGAACATGGGCATTTTGTAACACAGCGCGAGTTTCCGCAGATGGCCTTATTAAAGGCAACAATAGAAACTGATGGTATAGCTGTACATCATCATTCAACTGCATCATTATTAATTCCATTTAATGGTGAAAGAAAGCCCTTGCAACAGTTTGCCGTTTGGGACGACATCTGCTTTGGACAATATGTAAGCGAAGAGTTTGACCAATGGTTCAGCAAGGCGCTCCATATGAAATGCCGCCTTGTTTATATGCCGGATGACAGTGAACGAGAAGTTGATCAGCGTTATGCTAAACCCGGAATGATCACTTCATTTGCCGATGCCTATCCTTTTCTGCTTATTGGGCAGGCTTCGCTTGATGATCTTAACAAACGAATGATATTGCCATTGCCAATGAACCGTTTTCGGCCAAACATCGTCTTCTCCGGTGGTGATGCTTACAGCGAAGACCTGATGGATGAGATTGATATAGCAGGCATTACCTTTTACGGCGCAAAACTTTGCGCACGTTGTGTGCTTACTACCATTGATCAGCAAACGGCTGTAAAAGCCAAGGATCCTCTAAAAACCCTTGCCTCCTACCGCATGAAAAATAACAAGATCATGTTTGGACAAAACCTGGTGCATGAAAATACAGGCATAATCTCGGCGGGTGACGAGCTTAAGATTTTAAGCACCCATACAGACGAAAGATTTATTGTAGCAAAGAAACCTATTACAACAACATGA
- a CDS encoding SelT/SelW/SelH family protein produces the protein MKPTITIEYCPKCNWMMRAAYMAQELLTTFTDDVNGVTLKPSEVSGRYTISVDEETLFDRKRDGHFPEIKELKQAVRDKVNPGKSLGHSDRHQL, from the coding sequence ATGAAACCGACTATAACTATAGAATATTGCCCTAAATGTAACTGGATGATGCGTGCAGCTTATATGGCGCAGGAACTGCTTACTACTTTTACCGATGACGTAAATGGCGTTACCTTAAAACCAAGCGAAGTTAGTGGAAGGTATACTATCAGTGTTGATGAAGAAACACTGTTTGACCGCAAACGCGATGGACATTTTCCTGAGATTAAAGAGTTAAAACAGGCCGTTCGTGATAAAGTTAACCCGGGTAAAAGCCTTGGCCATTCAGACAGGCATCAACTGTAA
- a CDS encoding Rrf2 family transcriptional regulator, which produces MLSKKTKYAIKALVVLGKNMDQPPMQISKIAEIERIPKKFLEQILLDLRNAGFLYSKKGAGGGYSLNRDPKEIFLVSIMRITDGPIAMVPCASLNFYHKCDECHQESTCGIRDVFVDVRDATLKILSETSIADIIKRETTLISV; this is translated from the coding sequence ATGCTTTCAAAAAAAACTAAGTACGCTATAAAGGCGCTTGTGGTTCTTGGCAAGAACATGGACCAGCCGCCTATGCAAATTTCGAAGATTGCCGAAATCGAACGAATCCCTAAAAAGTTTCTTGAGCAGATACTGCTTGATCTGCGCAATGCGGGGTTCCTTTACAGCAAAAAAGGAGCGGGCGGTGGCTACAGCCTTAACCGCGATCCCAAAGAAATATTCCTGGTGAGTATCATGCGCATAACCGATGGCCCTATTGCCATGGTGCCTTGTGCCAGCTTAAATTTTTATCACAAATGTGATGAGTGCCACCAGGAAAGCACTTGCGGCATAAGGGATGTATTTGTTGATGTAAGGGATGCCACACTTAAAATATTAAGCGAAACCAGTATCGCCGATATCATCAAACGCGAAACTACCCTCATCAGCGTTTAA
- a CDS encoding nitrite reductase: MQSFRTELENPIVEKDIIDLEKKIHAFREGKIHDEKFRSLRLARGVYGQRQPGVQMVRIKLPFGKVSFKQLLKIAEISDEFGSSNLHLTTRQDIQIHYVSLDRTPQLWAKLAQDDITLREACGNTVRNVTASPTAGIDPKEPFDVSPYAYATFDYFLRNPICQEMGRKFKISFSSSDEDTAFSYIHDIGAIPKINANGERGFKIMLGGGLGAQPILASIVEEFLPEDQLIPYIESVIRVFDRYGERNNRNKARMKYLIQKLGLDEVLRLTKIERTANKVKSYPINRDVVDAPALPPTDSYPEVTISNPLRYEQWLATNVFEQKQKGFYGVYIKVPVGDISSDTARALVKTLEPLVGHEIRITQNQGLLLKYVQKEALPALYEGLTKLELAAPGFDSIADVTTCPGTDTCNLGISNSMTMARVLEDLIYNEYEDFIYNREIKIKISGCMNSCGQHGLAHIGFHGSSLKAGAKVLPSVQVMLGGGTVGDGVGRAAERVIKVPTKRATDVLRWLLNDYKEFSPEGETYHEYYDRQGKDYFYRLLKPLADLTTLTDDEYIDWGHQETFVTAIGVGECAGVIIDLVATLLFESEEKLGWANEAYADGRWADAIYHAYNVFVSSAKALLLDKAVNSSTQIGVIREFDAQYVEKGEFELNGSFNDLVLQLNQNEPSQEFATAYLAQATEFLSRSKDKREALVQ; encoded by the coding sequence ATGCAGAGCTTCAGAACGGAACTGGAGAACCCTATTGTTGAGAAGGATATAATAGATCTTGAAAAAAAGATCCATGCTTTTCGTGAAGGTAAAATTCATGATGAAAAATTCAGAAGCTTACGTTTGGCACGCGGTGTTTATGGCCAGCGTCAGCCAGGCGTGCAAATGGTACGCATTAAACTACCTTTTGGTAAAGTTAGCTTTAAGCAACTATTGAAGATTGCCGAGATTTCTGACGAATTTGGCAGCAGTAACCTGCACCTTACTACCCGACAGGATATCCAGATCCACTACGTAAGCCTTGACCGTACACCCCAGCTTTGGGCCAAGCTTGCACAGGATGATATCACCCTGCGCGAAGCATGCGGTAATACCGTACGTAATGTTACAGCTTCTCCCACTGCAGGCATCGACCCAAAAGAACCATTTGACGTTTCTCCTTACGCATATGCTACGTTTGATTATTTTCTGCGTAATCCAATATGCCAGGAAATGGGCCGCAAATTCAAAATCTCTTTCTCGTCAAGCGATGAGGACACGGCATTTTCATACATTCATGATATCGGTGCTATCCCTAAAATAAATGCCAATGGCGAACGCGGGTTTAAGATCATGCTTGGTGGCGGTTTAGGTGCACAGCCAATTTTAGCCAGTATTGTTGAAGAGTTTTTACCAGAAGATCAGCTGATCCCTTATATCGAATCAGTGATCCGTGTTTTTGACCGTTACGGCGAACGCAATAACCGCAACAAAGCCCGTATGAAATATCTTATCCAAAAATTAGGTTTGGATGAAGTATTGCGTTTAACCAAAATCGAGCGTACTGCCAACAAAGTAAAATCATACCCTATCAACCGGGATGTTGTTGATGCCCCGGCTTTACCACCAACTGATAGCTATCCTGAAGTAACCATCAGCAATCCGCTGCGCTATGAGCAATGGCTGGCTACCAACGTTTTTGAGCAAAAGCAAAAAGGTTTTTATGGCGTGTATATTAAAGTGCCTGTAGGTGATATCTCATCTGATACAGCCCGTGCACTGGTTAAAACGCTGGAGCCATTGGTTGGTCACGAGATCCGCATAACTCAAAACCAGGGCCTGCTTTTAAAATATGTTCAAAAAGAAGCGCTGCCCGCTTTATATGAAGGCCTGACTAAGCTTGAACTGGCAGCGCCGGGTTTTGATAGCATTGCCGATGTTACTACCTGCCCGGGTACAGACACCTGCAACCTTGGCATATCTAACAGTATGACCATGGCCCGCGTGCTGGAAGATCTGATCTATAATGAATACGAGGATTTTATTTATAATCGCGAAATCAAGATCAAAATAAGCGGTTGTATGAACTCTTGTGGTCAGCACGGCTTGGCCCACATTGGTTTCCATGGCAGTTCGCTTAAAGCGGGTGCTAAAGTATTACCATCTGTACAGGTGATGTTAGGTGGCGGTACCGTTGGAGACGGCGTTGGCCGCGCTGCCGAAAGGGTGATCAAAGTACCTACCAAACGCGCTACCGATGTGTTAAGGTGGTTATTGAACGACTATAAAGAGTTTTCGCCCGAGGGTGAAACTTACCATGAATATTACGACAGGCAGGGTAAAGATTATTTTTACCGTTTGCTGAAACCACTTGCCGATTTAACTACTCTTACCGATGACGAATACATTGACTGGGGCCACCAGGAAACATTTGTTACCGCTATTGGCGTAGGTGAATGTGCCGGTGTGATCATCGACCTGGTAGCTACCCTGCTATTTGAATCAGAAGAAAAATTGGGCTGGGCTAACGAAGCTTATGCTGATGGTCGCTGGGCTGATGCTATTTACCATGCTTACAATGTGTTTGTAAGCTCGGCAAAAGCGCTATTGCTTGACAAAGCTGTTAACAGCAGTACACAAATAGGCGTGATCCGCGAATTTGATGCACAATACGTTGAAAAAGGCGAATTCGAATTGAACGGAAGCTTTAACGACCTGGTATTACAACTCAACCAAAATGAGCCGTCACAAGAATTTGCCACAGCATATTTAGCACAGGCTACAGAATTTTTAAGCAGAAGCAAGGATAAGAGAGAGGCGCTTGTACAATAA
- the cobA gene encoding uroporphyrinogen-III C-methyltransferase — protein MTDSNKNIKEPRITLVGAGPGDADLITVKAIKALKTADVVLYDALVNEELLEYAPQNSTKVYVGKRSGDHSFSQEAINNLMVDYALNYGHVVRLKGGDPFVFGRGYEELIIAAAHNIPASVIPGISSSVAVPELQQIPVTHRGLSESFWVVTGTTANGRISNDLIDASRSNATVVVLMGVHKLAEITEIFKLQGKNKLPVAVIQSGSTVDEKIAVATVDTIVTAVEENKISSPAIIVLGEVVSLHPKFQLIKEVYDVVARG, from the coding sequence ATGACTGATAGTAATAAAAATATAAAAGAACCGCGTATTACCTTAGTTGGCGCAGGCCCCGGCGATGCCGACCTAATAACAGTAAAAGCGATCAAAGCTTTGAAAACAGCCGATGTTGTTTTGTACGACGCTTTGGTTAATGAAGAACTGCTTGAATACGCCCCGCAAAACTCAACTAAAGTTTATGTAGGCAAACGTTCTGGCGACCATAGTTTTTCGCAGGAAGCAATTAACAACCTGATGGTTGATTATGCGCTGAACTACGGCCACGTAGTCAGGTTAAAAGGCGGGGATCCGTTTGTATTCGGTCGCGGATATGAGGAACTTATCATTGCGGCAGCGCATAACATACCAGCGTCCGTTATTCCGGGTATTTCCAGCTCGGTAGCGGTACCCGAATTGCAGCAGATCCCGGTTACTCACCGCGGTTTAAGCGAAAGTTTTTGGGTGGTTACCGGCACTACTGCAAATGGCAGGATCTCGAACGACCTTATTGACGCTTCACGATCAAATGCTACCGTAGTTGTATTGATGGGCGTTCATAAGCTGGCTGAAATTACTGAAATATTTAAGTTACAAGGTAAGAACAAACTGCCCGTAGCCGTTATCCAAAGCGGATCGACTGTAGATGAGAAGATCGCTGTTGCTACAGTTGATACTATTGTTACTGCTGTTGAAGAAAATAAGATCTCATCGCCAGCCATTATTGTTTTGGGCGAGGTAGTATCACTTCATCCAAAATTCCAACTGATAAAAGAAGTTTATGACGTTGTTGCCCGGGGATAA
- a CDS encoding TSUP family transporter — MTLLPGDKSLTNIQDKKQEGNQLFPVFLKLNDLHTVLIGGGNVGLEKLTAVLNNSNSARVTVISREFLPEVHTLASQYPGIRIIQKSFTDDDLNDADIVIAATNDSELNNYIRNAAHDRKLLINVADKPALCDFYLGSIVQKGDLKLAISTNGKSPTVAKRLKEVLNESLPAELDITLQQMSELRNTLEGDFADKVKKLNSVTSVLVEPKAANRKNFIWLLWSTIIVSLAIVITALYFKEPNFKNFVTGVDPLFYYFLGAGFVFAMIDGAIGMSYGVTSTSFSLAMGIPPASASMGVHLSEILSCGIAGWMHYRMGNINWKLFKLLVVPGILGAFLGAFILSSLEHYAMYTKPVVSVYTLILGIVIFRKAFNTQKKKSADKVKRISLLGLGGGFIDAVGGGGWGSIVLSTLIAGGRSPRFSLGTVKLSRFFVAMIGSITFIAMVNSNHWHAVVGLVLGSALASPIAAKISNKISAKTIMVAVSVIVILISIRSILKFFVPVP; from the coding sequence ATGACGTTGTTGCCCGGGGATAAGAGCTTAACCAACATCCAGGATAAAAAACAGGAAGGCAATCAGCTTTTTCCTGTATTTTTAAAACTGAATGATCTGCATACGGTGCTTATTGGCGGCGGTAATGTTGGTTTGGAAAAACTTACCGCTGTACTTAATAACAGCAACAGTGCAAGGGTAACCGTTATTTCGCGCGAGTTTTTGCCCGAGGTACATACGCTTGCATCGCAATATCCGGGCATCCGAATTATACAAAAATCATTTACTGACGATGACCTGAACGATGCCGATATTGTTATTGCTGCCACCAATGACAGCGAACTTAATAACTATATCCGCAATGCCGCCCATGACCGTAAGCTGCTGATCAACGTAGCTGACAAGCCTGCGCTATGTGATTTTTACTTAGGATCGATAGTGCAAAAGGGCGACCTGAAACTGGCCATATCTACCAACGGAAAATCACCTACTGTGGCTAAACGATTAAAAGAAGTATTAAACGAAAGCCTTCCTGCCGAGCTTGACATTACTTTGCAGCAAATGAGTGAACTAAGAAATACCCTTGAAGGCGACTTTGCCGACAAGGTAAAAAAACTAAACAGTGTAACATCCGTTTTGGTCGAGCCAAAAGCGGCCAACCGGAAAAACTTTATCTGGTTGCTCTGGTCTACCATTATAGTGTCCTTAGCCATAGTTATAACAGCACTTTATTTTAAAGAGCCTAATTTCAAAAACTTTGTAACCGGTGTCGACCCTCTCTTTTATTACTTTTTAGGAGCAGGCTTCGTATTTGCGATGATAGATGGGGCAATCGGTATGTCGTACGGTGTAACATCAACTTCGTTTTCCTTAGCTATGGGCATCCCTCCTGCTTCGGCGAGTATGGGTGTTCACTTATCCGAGATCCTAAGCTGCGGGATAGCCGGCTGGATGCATTATCGCATGGGTAATATCAATTGGAAACTTTTTAAGCTTTTGGTTGTGCCGGGGATCCTTGGCGCATTTTTAGGAGCATTCATACTTTCATCGCTTGAACATTACGCCATGTACACCAAACCTGTTGTATCGGTTTACACCCTGATATTGGGTATAGTGATATTCAGGAAAGCGTTCAACACACAAAAGAAAAAATCGGCCGATAAGGTAAAACGCATTTCGTTGCTGGGTTTAGGCGGCGGCTTTATCGATGCTGTTGGCGGCGGCGGCTGGGGATCAATCGTACTATCAACTCTGATAGCCGGTGGCCGGAGCCCTCGTTTTTCGTTGGGGACAGTGAAACTTTCACGTTTTTTTGTGGCCATGATAGGTTCTATAACCTTCATTGCCATGGTTAATAGCAATCACTGGCATGCTGTAGTCGGGCTGGTATTAGGCAGCGCATTAGCTTCGCCAATAGCGGCTAAAATCTCCAACAAAATTTCAGCAAAAACTATCATGGTTGCTGTTTCTGTTATCGTTATTCTGATCAGCATCCGTTCTATCCTCAAATTTTTTGTTCCGGTACCATGA
- a CDS encoding phosphoadenylyl-sulfate reductase, translating into MTLADIQQDITGLGPVEALTKLVELFPGQIVFSTSFGWEDQVISHMIFSNNLPIKVFTLETGRLFRETYSVWAATMNRYQKPIHAYYPNQALLEEMVSKKGPNSFYESVENRKECCGIRKIEPLKRALKGNKIWITGIRAEQSVNRHDMHDLEWDEQNQLVKFHPIFNWTLDEVKAYIKQYNIPYNSLHDKGFPSIGCMPCTRAVAEGEDFRAGRWWWEDQSKKECGLHEVTAK; encoded by the coding sequence ATGACATTAGCAGATATACAACAAGATATTACCGGTCTTGGCCCTGTTGAAGCCCTGACCAAATTGGTGGAACTATTTCCTGGCCAAATCGTGTTTTCTACCAGCTTTGGCTGGGAAGACCAGGTGATCAGCCATATGATATTTTCCAATAACCTGCCCATCAAGGTTTTCACGCTTGAAACCGGCAGGCTCTTCCGCGAAACCTACTCGGTTTGGGCGGCCACCATGAACAGGTATCAAAAACCCATTCATGCTTACTACCCTAATCAGGCACTACTTGAAGAGATGGTTAGCAAAAAAGGCCCTAACAGCTTTTATGAATCGGTTGAAAACCGTAAGGAATGCTGTGGGATCCGCAAAATAGAGCCTCTTAAACGTGCTTTAAAAGGCAACAAGATCTGGATCACCGGTATCCGTGCCGAACAATCGGTTAACCGCCATGATATGCATGACCTGGAATGGGATGAGCAAAACCAACTGGTAAAGTTCCACCCTATCTTCAACTGGACATTGGACGAAGTAAAAGCCTATATCAAACAATACAACATTCCATATAACTCACTGCATGATAAAGGCTTCCCAAGCATTGGCTGTATGCCATGTACCCGTGCTGTTGCCGAAGGTGAAGATTTCCGCGCCGGCCGCTGGTGGTGGGAAGATCAATCGAAGAAAGAATGTGGGCTGCATGAGGTAACCGCTAAATAA
- a CDS encoding TonB-dependent receptor domain-containing protein codes for MKIFTNLVRIIVLFLVLLPGISYAQLNGSYILSGKVNDDQGKSLIGATVSIKGTTNKTSTDTTGKFSLTTSAKLPYTLVFTAIGYQPQEFYIKNANSAVNITLTTQSLLVNEVVVTASRKEEKLLRSPVAIEKLSITALKQSPGPSFYDALENVKGVQMTTTSITLKVPNTRGFNSPNNFRFMQLVDGVDMQSATLGVPLGNAIGPTELDIASVEITPGAAAALYGTNAINGLSNLFTKDPFKYQGLSFYHRQGLNHVGKDRLGASSLTEDALRYAKAFNDKFAVKVNFSYMQGQDWQSDTRLDQNPTNLKSANPAYPELTGTSNAAYDGWNKYGDDALAGSNAVSIKGITVDGKARPNLTVARTGYNEVDLVDPHVKNLKLDGTLAYKLSPTTTLSYTYRYGRLDGVFQRGNKISLQGATVQNHKIELKGKDFLVRGYESIENTGNSFNVKPLADNLDLNHASNSTWATLYGNALKAYNGGVLTSANLAAAEQAARAAADKGRVEPGTPEFDALRKTIIGINNWDIKSSLIPNAPATGGAALVQKSHMYNGEAQWDLSSKVKFVDLLVGADVRVYSITPDGNNFVDFSRPIADRNSPLADGTFGKDVIYKKYGAFTQVTKTFFDEKLKLFGSIRWDRNPYFDPKFTPRLAAVYTVNQNHNFRFTFQNGYRFPSLFEALSYVNNGRVKRVGSLPFINEGLGYLGNSYTQTSVVAFNAAVNAAGGSDQAALANRNLLKVADLPPARPEQITSFEVGYKGIVADNKVFIDIDAYTNRYDGFLGQVQVFVPNGATVGSDAAVLSMLDINRDPTTGTSTNAASQGQSRYRVYTNAKNIYHNYGSSAGITYNFYQHYTVSGNVSFNKLKAQTASDIFVTGFNTPEWSGNVSFGNREVVKNFGFNVVYKWQQSYLWESPLVTGTVPSIKTVDAQVTYRVPEYYATFKLGATDIFNKRYYQYAGGPTIGGLYYVSVTLDGLLAGNNNK; via the coding sequence ATGAAAATTTTTACAAACTTAGTTAGAATAATTGTGCTCTTCCTGGTACTATTACCGGGTATAAGTTATGCACAGCTTAACGGCTCATATATATTGAGCGGAAAAGTAAACGACGATCAGGGTAAGTCGCTGATAGGGGCAACAGTATCTATTAAAGGTACAACCAACAAAACATCAACAGATACTACAGGTAAATTTTCGTTAACCACCAGTGCCAAGTTACCCTATACGCTTGTTTTTACTGCCATAGGTTATCAGCCGCAGGAGTTTTACATTAAAAATGCCAACAGCGCAGTAAATATTACGTTAACTACTCAATCATTATTGGTTAACGAAGTAGTGGTAACGGCATCACGCAAGGAAGAAAAATTGCTCCGATCACCGGTAGCTATCGAAAAATTGAGCATCACAGCGTTAAAACAGTCGCCCGGCCCAAGTTTTTACGATGCTTTGGAGAATGTGAAAGGCGTACAGATGACTACCACCAGCATCACCCTTAAAGTGCCAAATACGCGTGGTTTCAACAGCCCTAACAATTTCAGGTTTATGCAACTGGTTGATGGTGTTGATATGCAATCAGCTACTTTGGGTGTGCCGCTTGGTAACGCCATTGGTCCGACCGAACTGGATATTGCCAGTGTGGAGATCACCCCGGGTGCTGCTGCAGCCCTTTATGGCACCAATGCTATTAATGGCCTATCAAACCTGTTCACTAAAGATCCATTTAAATACCAGGGCCTAAGCTTTTACCATCGCCAGGGTTTAAACCATGTTGGTAAAGACCGCTTAGGGGCGAGTTCCCTTACCGAAGATGCTTTAAGATATGCTAAAGCTTTTAACGATAAGTTTGCCGTTAAAGTGAACTTTAGCTACATGCAGGGGCAAGACTGGCAATCAGATACCCGCCTTGATCAAAACCCAACCAATCTTAAATCTGCCAACCCTGCTTACCCTGAATTAACAGGTACCAGCAACGCGGCTTACGATGGCTGGAACAAGTACGGTGACGACGCACTTGCAGGCAGTAACGCCGTATCAATAAAAGGTATTACGGTTGATGGCAAAGCCCGGCCAAACCTTACGGTAGCCCGTACCGGTTATAATGAAGTTGACCTGGTTGATCCGCATGTTAAAAACCTAAAACTGGATGGTACGCTGGCTTATAAATTATCGCCTACTACTACCTTATCGTATACTTATCGCTATGGCAGGCTCGATGGCGTGTTTCAGCGCGGTAACAAGATCTCGTTACAAGGCGCAACAGTTCAGAATCATAAAATCGAGTTAAAAGGAAAAGACTTCCTGGTACGCGGTTATGAATCAATAGAAAATACCGGCAACTCATTCAATGTAAAACCATTGGCCGACAACCTTGATCTTAACCACGCCAGCAACTCGACCTGGGCAACTTTATATGGTAATGCTTTAAAAGCCTACAATGGAGGCGTGCTTACTTCTGCAAACCTTGCCGCGGCGGAACAAGCAGCCCGTGCTGCCGCCGATAAAGGTCGTGTTGAGCCAGGCACTCCTGAGTTTGACGCTTTAAGAAAAACTATCATCGGTATCAATAACTGGGACATTAAATCGAGCCTGATCCCTAACGCCCCGGCTACAGGCGGTGCTGCTTTAGTGCAAAAAAGCCACATGTACAACGGTGAGGCACAATGGGACCTGAGCAGCAAAGTTAAATTTGTTGATCTGTTGGTTGGTGCTGATGTACGTGTGTACAGCATAACGCCTGATGGTAATAACTTCGTAGATTTTAGCCGCCCAATAGCTGACAGAAATAGCCCATTGGCTGATGGCACTTTCGGTAAAGATGTGATCTACAAAAAATATGGCGCATTCACCCAGGTTACCAAGACCTTTTTTGACGAGAAGCTGAAATTATTCGGCTCTATCCGCTGGGACCGTAACCCATACTTCGATCCTAAATTTACACCGCGTTTAGCTGCCGTTTATACCGTTAACCAAAACCATAACTTCAGGTTCACTTTCCAAAATGGCTATCGTTTCCCCTCGCTGTTTGAGGCGTTGTCATACGTAAATAACGGTCGCGTAAAACGGGTAGGCAGCTTGCCGTTTATTAACGAAGGTTTGGGTTACCTTGGTAACAGCTATACCCAAACATCGGTAGTAGCGTTTAATGCAGCTGTAAATGCAGCAGGCGGCTCAGATCAGGCTGCTTTAGCCAATCGTAACCTGTTAAAAGTCGCGGATCTTCCGCCGGCACGTCCTGAACAAATTACCTCTTTCGAGGTAGGTTATAAAGGCATTGTTGCCGACAATAAAGTGTTCATTGATATTGACGCTTACACCAACCGTTATGACGGCTTCCTTGGCCAGGTACAGGTGTTTGTACCAAATGGCGCTACTGTTGGCTCTGATGCAGCGGTACTGTCAATGCTTGACATCAACCGCGACCCTACAACAGGTACATCAACTAATGCAGCCAGCCAGGGCCAAAGCAGGTACCGTGTTTATACCAATGCTAAAAACATCTACCATAACTATGGCTCATCTGCAGGTATTACTTACAATTTCTACCAGCATTATACGGTATCAGGAAACGTAAGCTTTAACAAGTTAAAAGCCCAAACAGCTTCAGATATCTTTGTAACCGGCTTTAATACGCCAGAATGGTCAGGCAACGTATCGTTCGGTAACCGCGAGGTGGTTAAAAATTTCGGCTTTAACGTAGTTTACAAATGGCAGCAGTCATACTTGTGGGAAAGCCCGCTGGTTACAGGTACTGTGCCATCAATCAAAACAGTTGATGCCCAGGTTACCTACCGCGTGCCGGAGTACTATGCAACATTTAAGTTAGGGGCAACGGATATCTTTAACAAAAGATATTACCAGTACGCAGGCGGCCCAACTATCGGCGGCTTGTACTACGTATCGGTAACGCTTGATGGTTTGTTAGCAGGTAACAACAACAAATAA
- the proB gene encoding glutamate 5-kinase — translation MAFNYQRIVIKIGSNVITQENGLPDLPRITHLVEQIAAIKKQGTEVILVSSGAVASGRSLITVAEKSDAVAARQVLASIGQVKLINTYSHLFEQFQILCSQVLVTREDFRDRMHYLNMKNCLEALLQYEVIPVVNENDVVSVTELMFTDNDELAGLIASMLNANALIILTNVDGIYNGDPKAAGSAVIDEVSGNELDFSTFVSSGRSQFGRGGMITKSTMAQKTAQLGISVHIANGKRDQVLTDVLENQVTHTRFIPNKTASGKKKWIAHSEKSATGSVLINAGAKAALISNKATSLLPVGIVGVITDFKKGDIIKLIDDTDKLIGLGIAEYGADKARERIGQKNQKALVHYDYLYLQG, via the coding sequence ATGGCTTTCAATTATCAACGCATCGTTATCAAAATCGGCTCAAATGTTATTACCCAGGAAAACGGGCTCCCCGACCTTCCGCGAATTACCCATTTGGTTGAACAGATAGCTGCGATAAAAAAACAGGGCACCGAAGTGATACTGGTTTCATCAGGCGCTGTGGCATCCGGCCGCAGCCTGATCACGGTTGCAGAAAAATCAGATGCGGTGGCTGCCCGCCAGGTGCTGGCCTCTATTGGGCAGGTAAAACTGATCAATACCTATTCGCACCTGTTTGAGCAGTTTCAAATACTATGTTCGCAGGTTTTGGTCACCCGCGAAGATTTCAGGGACAGGATGCATTACCTCAACATGAAAAACTGCCTTGAGGCTTTGCTGCAATATGAGGTAATCCCTGTTGTAAACGAAAACGACGTAGTATCGGTAACCGAGCTTATGTTTACCGATAATGATGAATTGGCAGGCCTCATAGCCTCTATGCTTAACGCTAACGCCCTCATCATCCTCACCAACGTTGATGGCATTTACAACGGCGACCCAAAAGCAGCAGGTTCGGCGGTGATAGATGAAGTTAGCGGTAATGAACTTGATTTTTCAACCTTTGTATCATCGGGCCGTTCGCAGTTTGGGCGCGGAGGTATGATCACCAAATCAACTATGGCACAAAAAACGGCCCAGCTGGGCATTTCGGTGCACATAGCCAACGGTAAACGGGATCAGGTGTTAACCGATGTTCTGGAAAATCAGGTTACGCATACGCGTTTCATCCCCAACAAAACGGCATCGGGCAAAAAGAAATGGATTGCCCACTCCGAAAAATCAGCGACCGGAAGCGTACTGATCAATGCCGGTGCAAAAGCCGCGCTCATTTCAAACAAGGCAACCAGTTTATTACCGGTTGGCATAGTGGGCGTAATAACCGACTTTAAAAAAGGCGATATCATTAAACTGATAGATGATACCGATAAGCTGATTGGCTTAGGCATTGCCGAATATGGTGCTGATAAGGCCCGTGAACGCATCGGCCAAAAAAACCAGAAAGCACTGGTGCACTATGATTATCTTTACTTACAAGGCTAA